One stretch of Ipomoea triloba cultivar NCNSP0323 chromosome 8, ASM357664v1 DNA includes these proteins:
- the LOC116027900 gene encoding amino acid transporter AVT6A-like, with product MPFSDHRKHRRSPKVLLLLVQKAEESEHAEGGFDGASYSGAVFNLSTTIVGAGIMALPATLKQLGTIPGLVVILLASLLTEKSISILLRFSKASKSASYSGLAGDTFGDFGRTLLQACIVVNNVGTMVVYIIIIGDVLSGISFNGVHHLGVMEEWFGQHWWTTRPSLVLIISLFIFAPLISFKRVDSLRYTSALSVALAVAFVAITAGVVIVKMINGSIQMPRMLPNIVNQASFWKLFTVVPVLVTSYICHHNVHPIENELKDPSQMKSIVHTSITLCTCVYIATSFFGFLLFGDQTLDDVLANFDGDLKIPYSSMIDDVVRVSYVIHLILVFPIVFFSLRLNLDGLLFPHSIPIAYDNRRFYTLTAVLMCFIFLGANCVPSIWDAFQFTGATATVSVGFIFPAAIALKDPHGIATKNDKVMSWVMIVTAVFSSTVAICSDIYNIFYIGGGS from the exons ATGCCATTTAGCGACCACCGGAAACACCGCCGGAGTCCGAAGGTGCTCCTGCTCCTGGTCCAGAAGGCCGAGGAATCGGAGCATGCGGAGGGCGGATTCGACGGCGCGTCCTACTCCGGCGCCGTCTTCAATCTCTCCACCACCATAGTCGGCGCCGGGATCATGGCCCTCCCAGCCACGCTCAAGCAGCTGGGGACGATTCCGGGGCTTGTCGTCATCCTCCTTGCCTCATTGCTCACCGAGAAGTCGATTAGCATTTTGCTCAGATTCAGCAAGGCTTCCAAGTCCGCCTCCTACTCCGGCCTCGCCGGCGACACTTTCGGCGACTTTGGCCGCACGCTCTTGCAGGCCTGCATCGTGGTTAACAATGTCGGCACCATGGTCGtctacatcatcatcattg GGGATGTCCTATCTGGGATTTCGTTCAATGGGGTGCACCATTTGGGTGTAATGGAAGAATGGTTCGGTCAACATTGGTGGACAACACGTCCTTCCTTGGTGCTTATTATCAGCCTTTTTATTTTTGCTCCTCTCATTTCATTCAAACGTGTAG ATTCTTTGAGATACACATCAGCCTTGTCAGTCGCTTTAGCTGTTGCCTTTGTGGCAATCACAGCCGGTGTAGTCATTGTTAAGATGATAAATGGTAGCATTCAAATGCCGCGCATGCTGCCTAACATTGTTAATCAGGCATCTTTCTGGAAACTTTTCACAGTTGTTCCTGTACTTGTCACTTCCTACATATGCCATCACAACG TACATCCTATAGAGAATGAACTTAAAGACCCCAGCCAGATGAAATCAATAGTCCACACATCAATCACGTTATGCACTTGTGTCTATATTGCAACTAGCTTTTTCGGATTCCTTCTCTTTGGTGATCAGACACTGGACGATGTACTTGCTAACTTTGATGGAGATCTTAAGATCCCTTACAGTTCAATGATTGATGATGTGGTGAGAGTGAGCTACGTAATTCACTTGATACTTGTGTTTCCTATAGTCTTCTTTTCCCTCCGCCTCAACCTTGATGGCCTTCTATTCCCGCATTCAATTCCTATTGCCTATGACAACCGAAGATTCTATACTCTTACGGCAGTTCTCATGTGTTTCATATTTTTGGGAGCAAATTGCGTGCCAAGCATCTGGGATGCTTTTCAATTTACTGGTGCCACAGCTACCGTCTCTGTTGGTTTCATCTTTCCAGCTGCCATTGCCCTTAA GGATCCTCATGGAATTGCAACCAAGAATGACAAGGTAATGTCTTGGGTCATGATAGTTACCGCTGTGTTTTCAAGCACGGTAGCCATCTGCAGCGACATATACAACATTTTCTACATTGGCGGTGGGAGTTGA
- the LOC116027902 gene encoding uncharacterized protein LOC116027902 isoform X2 — MDFKCSDSGLWKEALSSYDARIEALNKPNLLSLDAFYRNELPLLLRQRNPTPYLTTSDLTKLMQWKLTRGKWRPRLLDFVSSLDDAVVKSASQAAFQSLPDVSKAVSELTVLKGVGPATASAVLAAYAPDVAPFMSDEAAIGNSKDYTLKQYLVFVDKLQAKAEELTAMGVSFTPSDIERALWSCAMGVKLSGSSKKPEGELENKSKRKRKR; from the exons ATGGATTTCAAATGCTCCGATTCCGGCCTCTGGAAAGAGGCTCTGTCGTCCTACGACGCCCGCATCGAGGCCCTGAATAAGCCTAATCTCCTCTCTCTCGACGCCTTCTACCGGAACGAACTCCCTCTTCTCCTCCGGCAACGGAACCCTACTCCGTACCTCACCACTTCCGACCTCACCAAGCTCATGCAATGGAAACTCACACGAGGCAAATGGAG GCCGAGGCTTTTGGATTTCGTTTCGTCGTTAGACGACGCCGTAGTCAAATCGGCTTCGCAGGCTGCATTTCAGTCTCTTCCTGACGTCTCGAAAGCCGTTTCGGAGCTCACGGTTTTGAAAGGTGTAGGTCCGGCCACGGCCTCCGCGGTTCTGGCTGCTTACGCCCCTGATGTTGCGCCATTCATGTCTGATGAA GCTGCGATTGGGAACTCTAAAGATTACACTCTGAAGCAGTATCTAGTTTTTGTGGACAAGCTACAAGCCAAAGCTGAG GAATTAACAGCAATGGGGGTTTCATTTACTCCGTCAGACATTGAAAGGGCCCTATGGAGTTGTGCTATGGGTGTCAAGTTGAGCGGCTCATCAAAGAAGCCAGAGGGAGAATTGGAGAACAAGTCAAAAAGAAAGCGAAAGCGATAA
- the LOC116027902 gene encoding uncharacterized protein LOC116027902 isoform X1: protein MDFKCSDSGLWKEALSSYDARIEALNKPNLLSLDAFYRNELPLLLRQRNPTPYLTTSDLTKLMQWKLTRGKWRPRLLDFVSSLDDAVVKSASQAAFQSLPDVSKAVSELTVLKGVGPATASAVLAAYAPDVAPFMSDEAMQAAIGNSKDYTLKQYLVFVDKLQAKAEELTAMGVSFTPSDIERALWSCAMGVKLSGSSKKPEGELENKSKRKRKR, encoded by the exons ATGGATTTCAAATGCTCCGATTCCGGCCTCTGGAAAGAGGCTCTGTCGTCCTACGACGCCCGCATCGAGGCCCTGAATAAGCCTAATCTCCTCTCTCTCGACGCCTTCTACCGGAACGAACTCCCTCTTCTCCTCCGGCAACGGAACCCTACTCCGTACCTCACCACTTCCGACCTCACCAAGCTCATGCAATGGAAACTCACACGAGGCAAATGGAG GCCGAGGCTTTTGGATTTCGTTTCGTCGTTAGACGACGCCGTAGTCAAATCGGCTTCGCAGGCTGCATTTCAGTCTCTTCCTGACGTCTCGAAAGCCGTTTCGGAGCTCACGGTTTTGAAAGGTGTAGGTCCGGCCACGGCCTCCGCGGTTCTGGCTGCTTACGCCCCTGATGTTGCGCCATTCATGTCTGATGAA GCGATGCAGGCTGCGATTGGGAACTCTAAAGATTACACTCTGAAGCAGTATCTAGTTTTTGTGGACAAGCTACAAGCCAAAGCTGAG GAATTAACAGCAATGGGGGTTTCATTTACTCCGTCAGACATTGAAAGGGCCCTATGGAGTTGTGCTATGGGTGTCAAGTTGAGCGGCTCATCAAAGAAGCCAGAGGGAGAATTGGAGAACAAGTCAAAAAGAAAGCGAAAGCGATAA
- the LOC116026761 gene encoding uncharacterized protein LOC116026761 codes for MSKEQKGDNPPQHQQPEGGEDTMLWRVLVFGLIGASATTIAASKLRGTVDWVYSQFTRSQTGWKFWSNFREDAWKRYNRRIQEEYEDEMERLERIRRMQNVFNRRRNKYQKDYESWAENGRGAYHQHFQRNDWYWKADASFKDRGTNSRESPRVNSSYPLSHHYSILGLERSRAKPYTDDEIKTAFRAKAMEFHPDQNQDNKEFAEAKFKEVMISYEAIKLERNNGTKR; via the exons ATGAGTAAGGAGCAGAAGGGGGATAATCCTCCTCAGCATCAACAACCAGAAGGGGGGGAGGATACGATGCTCTGGAGGGTTCTCGTTTTTGGGTTAATCGGAGCTTCTGCCACTACGATTGCC GCTTCAAAATTGCGAGGGACAGTTGATTGGGTGTATTCTCAG TTTACCAGGTCACAGACAGGGTGGAAGTTTTGGTCAAATTTTCGTGAGGATGCATGGAAAAGATACAATAGACGCATTCAGGAGGAGTATGAAGATGAAATGGAGAGACTG GAGCGGATACGACGCATGCAAAATGTTTTCAATAGACGGAGAAATAAATATCAAAAAGACTATGAGAGCTGGGCAGAAAATGGACGTGGAGCATATCATCAGCATTTCCAGAGGAATGACTGGTATTGGAAGGCTGATGCATCATTCAAAGACCGGGGGACCAATTCCAGAGAATCTCCCCGGGTGAATTCAAGCTATCCATTGTCACATCACTATTCAATATTGGGCCTTGAAAG ATCAAGGGCAAAACCATATACAGATGATGAAATAAAG ACGGCCTTTAGGGCAAAGGCAATGGAGTTCCATCCTGATCAGAATCAGGATAATAAAG AGTTTGCTGAAGCCAAATTTAAGGAGGTTATGATCTCTTACGAGGCTATAAAGTTGGAAAGAAATAATGGCACGAAACGATGA